The Fusobacterium varium nucleotide sequence ATTTTTAACTACTCCCTTTTAATATATTGATATGATATATTAAAAAATAACTTTTGTCAATAAAATTTAAAAAATTTTATCTTCCCCAAGTATCTGTATTTTTATTCCAAGATGATGCTATTTCAGCTTCCTCTTCAGTAAGATATTTTTCTTCTCTTGCAAGTTCGATTAATGCAGTGAAGTTAGATAGAGATTCCCAAGGAATGTTATTTGCTGCAAAGTTTTTAAATGCTTTATCAAATTCATAAGAGAATATAGAAACTACTTCTACAGATGCAGCTCCTTCATTTCTAGCAGCTTCAACAGCTTTTATAGAGCTTCCTCCAGTTGAAATAAGATCTTCTATAACGATTACTCTTTTCCCAGCAAAGTCTGCTCCTTCAATTTGTCTTCCAGCTCCGTGATCTTTCTTTTCTCCTCTAATGTAACTCATAGGTTTGTTCATTTCAGCAGCTATAAATGCAGCCCAAGGGATTCCTGCTGTTGCAGTTCCTGCTACTACATCAAATTCTTTTTCAGAAAGTTTTTTAACAAAAGCATCTACAACAACTTTTCTTTCTGCTGGGTATCCTATCATTTTTCTATTGTCACAGTATATTGGACTTTTAATTCCTGATACAAATGTAAATGGTTCTTTTACGTTTAATCTAACTGCTCCTGTTCCTAATAGTGATTTTGCAATATCTTTCTCTCTACTCATAATATTTTACTTCCCTCCCGTGTATTCCATTAAAATTACCTTTATTATATACTATCTCTCCTCTTAGGATAGTTGTAAGCACTCTTCCACCTCTGTTACAATTTTCAAAAGGTGTCCAATTAGCTTTTGTTATAACCTTATCATCTTTTATTGGAGAGTTATCATTTATATCAACAATAACTAAGTCTCCATCATATCCAACTGCTATATCCCCTTTATTTTTTATTTTAAAGATTTTAGCTGGATTTTTACACATAACTTCTATCAATCTTTCAAAAGTTATTTTATTTTCCTTTACTCCATTTAACATCATTTCCAATGAGTTTTCTACACTTGGAACTCCATATGTTAATTTAGCAAGTTTCTCTTCTATTAAATGAGGAGCATGATCTGTTCCTATACTATCTAATGTTCCATCTGCTAATGCTTTCCATAGAGCTTCATTATCTGATTTCTCTTTTAATTCAGGCTTCATTCTTAAAAGCATTTTACTTCTCTCAGTGGCATTTACATCATCAACATTTAAGAATAGATGGTGTGGTGTTACCTCTCCAAAAACCTTTACTCCTTCAGCTTTTGCTTGTTTTAAAAGTTCAATCTCACTAGCTTTAGAAAGATGGCATAGATAAAGCTCTTTATCATATTTTTTACAAAATTCAATAGCTCTTTCTACCATTCCCTCTTCAGCATGAACAGAGATTATTTTTGATTCTCTAAAGATATTTTCAACAACTTTTTCATTTTCTATAAGCATATCTCCAGTTGACATATTTAAGAAAATTTTTGTTGAGGCTACTTTATCTAAAACTTTCTTTATCTCTTCACTATTATCTTTTTTGCTTCCACCAA carries:
- a CDS encoding orotate phosphoribosyltransferase — its product is MSREKDIAKSLLGTGAVRLNVKEPFTFVSGIKSPIYCDNRKMIGYPAERKVVVDAFVKKLSEKEFDVVAGTATAGIPWAAFIAAEMNKPMSYIRGEKKDHGAGRQIEGADFAGKRVIVIEDLISTGGSSIKAVEAARNEGAASVEVVSIFSYEFDKAFKNFAANNIPWESLSNFTALIELAREEKYLTEEEAEIASSWNKNTDTWGR
- a CDS encoding amidohydrolase family protein, producing MLVKNCKLVVENNQEIIRDILIEDGVITKIDENIQVDGHEIVDAQSNYVLPGIIDVHTHMRDPGLTHKEDFTSGSKACARGGVTTFIDMPNTIPVTVTEKALMDKKDMMVGRSYVDYGFHFGGSKKDNSEEIKKVLDKVASTKIFLNMSTGDMLIENEKVVENIFRESKIISVHAEEGMVERAIEFCKKYDKELYLCHLSKASEIELLKQAKAEGVKVFGEVTPHHLFLNVDDVNATERSKMLLRMKPELKEKSDNEALWKALADGTLDSIGTDHAPHLIEEKLAKLTYGVPSVENSLEMMLNGVKENKITFERLIEVMCKNPAKIFKIKNKGDIAVGYDGDLVIVDINDNSPIKDDKVITKANWTPFENCNRGGRVLTTILRGEIVYNKGNFNGIHGREVKYYE